In the Halodesulfovibrio aestuarii DSM 17919 = ATCC 29578 genome, one interval contains:
- a CDS encoding DMT family transporter, with protein MLTKDYLLPTMSLFGAMVLWASSFIAMKIAVTGFSPVTVVFGRMLIASLLFIALWKNFRGLKVRREDWKHLIFMALCEPCLYFLFEAYALKYTSATQAGMIVATLPVFVAIVAFFVLKEKLALRVWAGFFLAAFGVVMLSWGAETTDNAPNPLFGNTLEILAMISASGYMVTAKTLSNRYSPLFITALQAWVGAIFFLPLIALTPGAFPTELPYDATIAVLYLASVITMGAYGMYNYGLSKLSAGQASGFTNLIPVFTMFMGFLFLGDRLSPMQFVASGLVLGGVILTQTSPSKKKIKKVTA; from the coding sequence ATGTTAACTAAAGACTACCTTCTTCCTACCATGTCACTTTTCGGTGCAATGGTTCTGTGGGCAAGTTCATTTATTGCCATGAAAATTGCTGTAACAGGCTTTTCGCCTGTTACCGTTGTGTTCGGGCGCATGCTTATCGCATCCTTACTATTCATTGCTCTCTGGAAGAATTTTCGCGGTCTTAAGGTTCGGCGAGAAGACTGGAAGCATCTTATTTTTATGGCACTCTGCGAACCATGCCTCTACTTCCTTTTTGAGGCATATGCACTCAAATATACCTCTGCTACACAGGCTGGAATGATTGTTGCGACCCTGCCGGTGTTTGTTGCCATTGTAGCGTTCTTTGTTCTTAAAGAAAAACTTGCGCTTAGGGTATGGGCGGGATTCTTTCTTGCAGCCTTCGGGGTTGTAATGCTCTCATGGGGAGCAGAAACAACAGACAATGCCCCGAACCCGCTTTTTGGCAACACATTGGAAATACTAGCAATGATATCCGCATCAGGGTACATGGTCACCGCAAAAACGCTTTCTAACCGCTACTCTCCGTTGTTTATTACAGCATTGCAGGCATGGGTCGGCGCAATCTTTTTCCTGCCGCTTATTGCGCTCACTCCCGGAGCCTTCCCGACAGAACTCCCGTATGACGCCACCATCGCAGTACTGTATCTCGCGAGTGTTATAACCATGGGTGCATATGGCATGTACAACTACGGATTAAGTAAATTATCCGCAGGACAAGCATCAGGCTTCACCAACCTTATACCGGTATTCACCATGTTCATGGGTTTCCTTTTTCTTGGCGACAGACTCTCTCCCATGCAGTTTGTAGCATCCGGCTTAGTGCTTGGCGGCGTTATTCTTACGCAAACGTCGCCATCTAAAAAAAAGATAAAAAAAGTTACTGCATAA
- a CDS encoding DMT family transporter, whose protein sequence is MIIKKALILPQISLCVAMTLWASSFVAMKFAIVAFSPMLVVFCRMAIASLVLLTQWRRIELKKIPREHWKIFAFLVVCEPCLLFMFEAHALKYTSASQAGMICSIVPIFVAVGSFLLYKEKQPRIVWAGFITAIGGVTLLSIKSIVTDAAPNPLLGNFFEMMAMLSATGYILTAKRLCASYSAFTLTALQAWIGTIFFFPILLLSGETIPVNVQPEAVMAILYLGTAVSFGAYLFYNYGLRHVPAAQASAYGNLIPVIALGLSHVILSESLTVLQYAACILVLSGVWMSQRRTKPNTTENISAESPLVPVPKEQ, encoded by the coding sequence ATGATTATTAAAAAAGCTTTAATTCTTCCGCAAATCTCACTTTGTGTCGCCATGACCCTGTGGGCAAGTTCCTTTGTCGCTATGAAATTTGCCATTGTGGCATTTTCACCAATGCTCGTTGTGTTTTGTCGTATGGCTATTGCCTCACTTGTTCTGCTTACCCAATGGCGTCGGATAGAACTTAAAAAAATCCCTCGAGAACACTGGAAAATATTTGCATTTCTGGTGGTCTGCGAGCCATGTCTTTTGTTTATGTTTGAAGCGCATGCACTTAAGTACACATCCGCATCACAGGCGGGAATGATCTGCTCTATTGTACCAATATTCGTCGCTGTCGGCTCCTTTCTGCTCTACAAAGAAAAACAGCCCAGAATAGTCTGGGCAGGTTTTATTACAGCCATCGGGGGCGTGACACTTCTCTCTATAAAGAGCATCGTGACAGATGCCGCTCCCAATCCCCTATTAGGTAATTTCTTTGAAATGATGGCTATGCTTTCAGCCACCGGCTATATTTTGACAGCAAAACGCCTTTGCGCATCTTATTCAGCCTTCACGTTGACGGCTCTACAGGCATGGATTGGAACCATCTTTTTCTTTCCGATTCTATTGCTCTCCGGTGAGACAATTCCGGTAAATGTACAGCCCGAAGCTGTTATGGCAATCCTGTACCTTGGAACCGCAGTAAGTTTTGGAGCCTACCTTTTTTATAACTATGGTCTGCGCCATGTTCCTGCCGCGCAGGCTTCTGCGTACGGCAACCTTATCCCTGTTATTGCCCTTGGCCTCAGCCACGTAATTCTTTCAGAGTCACTCACCGTTCTTCAGTACGCAGCCTGTATTCTCGTTCTTTCCGGAGTATGGATGAGCCAACGCAGAACCAAGCCAAATACGACGGAAAATATCTCTGCCGAATCCCCGCTAGTCCCTGTGCCGAAAGAGCAATAA
- a CDS encoding ABC transporter permease — MANNKLRHPLLFLFFVLFFAGPTAVLVVSLFAPGWTWPDIVPAHYSTKALQSVWQHSNSIMLNLGVSVLYSLTTTLCALALCLLPAYHFARVNFTGKNILQSILLAPALVPAMTFSMGIHHVFIRLSLADTFPGVVLILTIFSYPYMLRALISGFEAYSEEYELCAKNLGASLWMRLRYVTFPLLLPSIIAGSSVVFLVAFSDYYLVFLIGGGVVPSFTGYLFPLITGPDRAMASALTLIFLIVPIVLFVLVELSVRRFYKRAGLY, encoded by the coding sequence ATGGCTAACAACAAGCTGCGCCATCCCTTGCTGTTTTTATTTTTTGTACTCTTTTTTGCCGGCCCTACCGCAGTGCTTGTTGTCTCCCTGTTCGCCCCCGGCTGGACATGGCCGGATATTGTTCCTGCCCATTATTCCACCAAAGCATTGCAATCCGTATGGCAGCATAGCAACTCTATTATGCTGAATCTTGGAGTTTCCGTACTATACTCGCTGACAACAACACTCTGCGCTCTTGCGCTTTGTTTATTGCCAGCCTATCACTTTGCGCGGGTAAACTTTACCGGAAAAAATATTCTCCAAAGCATTTTGCTGGCACCTGCACTGGTTCCGGCAATGACGTTCTCCATGGGAATTCATCACGTATTTATTAGATTGTCACTAGCTGACACTTTTCCCGGGGTGGTGCTCATCTTGACTATTTTCAGCTACCCGTACATGCTGCGCGCCCTGATTTCAGGATTTGAGGCGTACAGTGAAGAATACGAGCTTTGTGCTAAAAACCTTGGTGCGTCATTGTGGATGCGCCTACGCTATGTAACCTTTCCGCTGCTGCTTCCGAGTATTATTGCGGGTAGTTCAGTAGTCTTTCTTGTAGCATTTTCGGATTATTATCTTGTCTTTTTGATTGGAGGCGGTGTTGTGCCATCCTTCACCGGATATCTGTTTCCATTAATCACAGGACCAGATAGAGCTATGGCAAGCGCGCTTACACTCATATTCCTTATTGTTCCGATCGTATTGTTTGTTCTTGTGGAACTTTCCGTACGCCGCTTTTATAAACGGGCAGGACTGTATTAA
- a CDS encoding ABC transporter permease, with amino-acid sequence MTKHSLLFHLRYLSPLLIPFFLFFVGGIVLAVLQSLGLGLPFPYEGGLLDSYKELLTPYMLRSFLLSIKVGAVAAFFSVVIGAVLAMGLWRMPPMLQQAGVIYKIPLILPHIAVGFIIFFFWAKSGLISSAMFHAGLTSTPQDFPSILFGGDGWGMIIAYTYKQIPFALLMVYASLKRLDIRLLETAYMLGAGRFRTFRTVTYPHISGALHSTFCILFLFGFGAFEIPFLLGGSQPAMLSIEAYNMYFRKELHHRPQAMAILICIFLFSIVFLTIYLRSVAKANPEEAHG; translated from the coding sequence ATGACTAAGCATTCTCTTTTGTTCCATTTACGCTATTTATCACCGTTACTCATTCCTTTTTTCCTCTTTTTTGTCGGAGGAATAGTGCTGGCTGTTCTCCAATCTCTTGGACTCGGACTGCCTTTCCCCTATGAAGGAGGATTACTCGACAGCTATAAAGAACTGCTGACACCGTATATGCTGCGTTCGTTTCTTCTGTCCATTAAAGTAGGTGCCGTAGCTGCCTTCTTTTCTGTAGTCATAGGAGCTGTTCTCGCTATGGGATTATGGAGAATGCCGCCAATGTTACAACAGGCAGGCGTTATCTACAAAATCCCCCTCATTCTGCCACACATTGCAGTAGGGTTTATCATCTTCTTTTTCTGGGCAAAATCAGGGCTTATATCATCTGCCATGTTCCATGCAGGCCTTACCTCCACGCCACAGGACTTTCCATCTATCCTGTTCGGCGGAGACGGTTGGGGGATGATTATTGCCTATACCTATAAGCAGATCCCGTTTGCCCTGCTCATGGTCTACGCATCACTCAAGCGGCTGGATATACGCCTGCTAGAAACAGCATACATGTTAGGAGCAGGCCGCTTTCGCACGTTTCGTACCGTCACATATCCACATATTAGCGGCGCTCTGCACTCAACATTCTGCATCCTTTTCCTGTTCGGATTCGGCGCATTTGAAATCCCGTTCCTGCTCGGCGGATCTCAACCTGCCATGCTCAGCATTGAAGCATACAATATGTATTTTAGAAAAGAGCTGCACCATCGACCTCAAGCTATGGCTATCCTGATCTGTATTTTCCTGTTCTCTATTGTATTTCTTACAATTTACCTGCGATCAGTGGCCAAAGCCAATCCAGAGGAAGCACATGGCTAA